TTACCTGCCCTCCTTCACCAGCCGCTACTTCCGCCTTTCGCAGTCCGCCTTCGTCATCTCGGACTACCTTGTGCGTAAGTTCCGCCTCACCGAGAGTGTTCTGCTGACGTCGCTGTGCTACTGGCACGAGTTTGTTGCCGTGCACGGGCTGCGGAAAGCCAACGAGATCGTGCTGGCCACCACGTGCGTCTTCCTCGCTGCCAAGGTGGAGCACGCTCACATACGGCTGGCGCGCCTGGTGGAGGCTGCATTTGACCTCGATGCGAACACAACTCCTCCAGCAGAGCTGGAACAGTGGTGCCGTGCCGTGCTGGATGTGGAGCTGGTGCTGTGCGATACCATCCGCTTTGACTTTGTGCGCATCTTCCCCCTTGCTGACACTCTGCGGTCGGTGCAGACCCTGACTGAGACGGGTCAGCTGCCGTATGCTGCGCAGCAGGAGATCGGCACGGCGGTGCGACGCGtatttctcttctcctttgtcACACCGCTGTGCGTCAAGGTGTCGATGCAGCAACTGTGCACGACAATCCTCTACATGATCGTGACGGCAGGGCACAAGGAGCTGGTGCCTGCCTTTCAGTCAACCTGGAGCGCTTCAGGGGCGGAGTTTCCCGAtgaggcggagctggagggcATTACGGCGGTGCTCATGGACGTCTTCGCGTACCTACACAAGAAGTTTGGCGTGCCGGCGCTCGACGATGTCAACGAGGCGCGATACAAGCGCCGTAGATCGCAACATGGTAATGACGCTGGTGTCATCAGCTCcgtcttcagcagcgccagcgccgacTTTACTCCGCTGATGAAGATGTCGGAGCAGTGAGAGTCCTCTGAGGTGACTTGGCGAGGCCTGAGGAAACTAGCAAAGCGGACGGCTTTGTAGTCTGATGAACTTGCACTTGAGTTTTTCGTGAGGTGCGCCGAACTTCCTTCCAGCGGCTCGTGATCTCTGACGGTGGAAAGACGGGAAGGGAAGTGACGCTAGGAGGGTGTCatggtgtatgtgtgtactGACTGGTAGCTGCCCACTGGCCTTCTCAGTCTTCTGATTCGGTATGTTGGCGTGATCACGGCGTCAGCGTCGCTCCTTAGTTGCCTCTTTGCTCTTGTGCTCATCAGCACACTGTCCACCCATGCCTGCGAGTGAATGCCACTGTGCTTCCCCAAGAAGAAA
The nucleotide sequence above comes from Leishmania braziliensis MHOM/BR/75/M2904 complete genome, chromosome 32. Encoded proteins:
- a CDS encoding putative cyclin 9: MSSNPLSPLYSSPASTGFAAPYLPSFTSRYFRLSQSAFVISDYLVRKFRLTESVLLTSLCYWHEFVAVHGLRKANEIVLATTCVFLAAKVEHAHIRLARLVEAAFDLDANTTPPAELEQWCRAVLDVELVLCDTIRFDFVRIFPLADTLRSVQTLTETGQLPYAAQQEIGTAVRRVFLFSFVTPLCVKVSMQQLCTTILYMIVTAGHKELVPAFQSTWSASGAEFPDEAELEGITAVLMDVFAYLHKKFGVPALDDVNEARYKRRRSQHGNDAGVISSVFSSASADFTPLMKMSEQ